DNA sequence from the Butyricimonas faecalis genome:
AGACCACCATCTTCTTCCGCATCTGTATCTGCCGGGGCGTGAGTTCCTTTTTCCCCGCCTCCGGCTGTTTATTCTGTTTTTCGTTCGTCGTCATAATTGAAATCTTTTAGATGTTTTACACTGTCGGCCTCCTGCCGTTGTCTTAATTCCAGTTCCAGCCGCTCGATATGCCGTATCTGCATCCGTTCCCCGGCTCCCTTGCCGAAGCGGTAGATGGAAGACACGGTAAAGTAGAGCGACAAGACGGAAAAGAACAAGAGCAGCGTGAGGATCACGATAATCCGCTTATCGGGCGAGAGTGCCCCGCAAGCGCGGCGCAGGTGGTCTTCGACCCACTCCCCGAAAGCCTTTATTCTCTTCTTTGCCATAGCCTTATCTTTTTAATGTACGTAAATCGCGGTTCTCCAGAATCTCGAATTTCTCCATGATGAAACCCTGCGGGTTATTGTCCGAACGCCCCGAGTTGATCAGCTCGCAGCGCGTGACCAGCGAACGCTCGGTGATGTTGCTCTCGCGGACAATCATTTGCCGGGCATAGGTCATGGCCCGGTAGGGATAGGCGTTGAAGTCGCACACCACGGAGTCCACCTCGATACGCTGGCTGATGTTCCCCGACACCACACGGTTGTAGTAACCTTTCTCCTGCATGTCCTGGTAATAGGCGAAGGCGCTCTTATCGACCAGGAACAGCGCGCGGTTGATGTTGCTCTCGATGGCCGCACGGTCGGGCGAGAGGGTAAAGAACAACTCGTGAAAACGCCGGATATGTTCGCGCGCCTCCACGGGGCGGTTCTGGCTCAAATCCTGCGATAGCGCCAGCATCAGCGACTTGCCCCCGTCCAGGACGTAGATCTTCTCGCGCTGCTTTTCGGCGAAACGGAAGCTCGCGACCACGCTGAACACGGATACCAGCGCGCACAGGCAGAGGAACACGATACCGAAAAGCCGAATCTGCCTGAAACTTGTTTCGATGTTTTTTAATGACTTGAATTCCATTGTCCAAATTGTTATGAATGATTACTGTTACCTTGTGTTGCCAGGTTGCGCCCGTTGGGGGCACTGCCCGAAGCCGGGCCACCGCCGCCGTTACCGGAGGAGGAACCGCCACCGCCGCGACGCCCGAACGTGCGGCCGATCATGTTGCCGGCGATACCGCCCGCGACACCCGTGGCGAATGCCCCGGCCTTGTTGATACCGCCCATAGCCCCGCCGGCTCCGCCCGACTGGATCACCCACTCGGCAACGGTGGGGATCGTGAAATAGCCTATGATACCTATAATCAAAAAGATAATATAGACACCGCTGCCGCTGTCGGGAATGTAGTTGGGGTCTTGCAGGGCCAGGACGTCCGCCTGGAGCATCAACGTCTGGATCTTGGCCAGCACCGCGGAGAACAGGTCGGCGATGGGAAGCCAAAGGTACACGCTGATATAGCGGGAAATCCAACTCGCGAGCGTCGAGTGGAAGCCGTCGTAAATGGAGAGGGCGAACGACAAGGGCCCCAGAATCGACAGCACGACTAAAAAGAATGTCCGCAGCGTGTCGATGGTAAGCCCCGCGGCGTTGAACAACAACTCGAAGAAGTCCCGGACAAGCTGCCGGAAACCGGCCTTGATGTCGTACCACGTGCGTTCGGCCCACATGCTGATAATCTCGCCCAAATCCGTGATACCCATATCCGCAAGCCGTTGTTCATACACCTCGTCGTCCACTAACCAAGCCTTGCCCTCGCGCCTGCGGGCCTCGGCTTCCAAATCGTCCTTCTGTTGCTGGTATGCCTGCAAATCCAATGTCTGCCCCTCCAGTATGGCGTGCGTGCCCTGCACCACGGGCGACATCACAGCGTTGATCGTCCCCAGAACCACGGTGGGAAAGAACATCACGCACAAGCCGATGGCGAAAGGCCGCAGGAGCGGGAACACGTCGATAGGCTCCGCGCTGGCCAGTGCCTTCCATACCCGGTAAGCCACGTAAAAGAGCGCACCCAGGCCGGCGATACCTTTCGCCACCCCGATCATGTCGCCGCATAGCGGCATCATCTCCTGATACAGGTTCCGGAGAACCTGGTGTAAATTGTCGAAATCCATGACTGCCTCCGTTTTCAGGTTACCAATATCTGTCGTTCGGGTTCCCGTAAAGTGCCAGCACCCGGTGCGCGTCGCCCTTTTCGCGGCTGCGGATGAAGGACACGGAGATGGTCTTGCGCGTGTAATAGCGCGTGAGGTTGCGGTACTCCAGCATCTTCGTGTAAACCTGATCCACCACGTCCATCCGCTCCTTGTCCGAGAGCGAGAGGCCGTTGCCGCCGGTTATGACCGTCTTGAGTTCCGCCACCAGCGCACCGCCCTCCTCCAGCAGCCGGGCGTAACCCGCCGAGATCGCCGCCAGCTCGTCCACCGTGAAGTTCGGGTCTGAAACCATACGGTTGAATCCCGAGGTGTAGATTTCCGTGATCTCGCTGACCATTTCGAGCGTCAGCTTCACCTTCCGGGCATCCTTGATGATGTTATGCACCGATTTGAGGGCGTCGTAGTAAGCCTTGCTCTGGTTATAAATCTTGATACTCTCTTGCAGCGACTTGACCATGTTGGTCGCCGTGGTCGAGCTTTGAACCGCGCTCTTGATGTTCTGAACGAGGTTCGACGGGTCGATGACCGTCCACTGCGCTTTTGCCTGGTACGTGAAGCAAAGAAGCCCCACGAACAGCGTTAAAATCAATCGTTTCATCCTTTTCATTATTTAATTCGTGAATACTTGGGCGGTCATTCCGACGCCCGGTAATAATCCCCGTAGGCGGAGAGCTGGAGCACCTCGCGCCCCACATCGTAGGCCAGGGCGACATACCCGTAGAGGTCGAAGTAACGGATACCTCCCCAATACTTCCTCACGGGACGGGAGAAGCGTGTCCCGTCCTTGTAGGACACCTCCACGTAAAAACCGCCGCCCCGGCGTCCCGGGTTGCGGTAGATGCGAACCCGGGGAGAACCCGAGCGGCTTTCCCACTCGCCCGCCACCTCGTACAGCGCGAAGTCCAAACGCGCCGCCGTGGGGTCTGATCCGATACACTTGCGATACATGGCCTGCCCTCCCTTTAACGTTTGCCCTCGGCGAGCTGCCTGATCGCCAGTTCTATATCACCGCCCAGCTCGCCGGCAAGCCGCTGTACCTCCACTTTCTCCGTTTCCTCGGTCGTGTAGGCCAGGTACTCCGGGACGCTGACCTCCGTGGCATAGACCGCCGACTGAACGCCGCCCAGACCGATCCAGACCTCCTTGTATTTACGGGAAGGGTTGTTGGACTGGTTGATCGAGAGAATCTGCGCCTTCTCCTTGTCGGTCAGCCCCAACAAGGACTGAATCGCGTCGAAACGGTTCATGAACTTGCGCTGGTCGAGCAGGATCTTGCAGTCCGAGTTGTTGATGATCGCCTCCTTGACCACCGGGCTGGAAATGATGTCCTCGACCTCCTGCGTCACAACGATGGCCTCACCGTAGTATTTGCGGACGGTTTTATACATATAACGCAGATATTCAGCCATATTGGCCGTAGAGAGCGCCTTCCAGGCCTCCTCGACGATGAGCTGTTTGCGTACCCCCTTGAGCCGTCTCATCTTGTTTATGAAAGCCTCCATGATGATAATGGTGACCACGGGAAAAAGCTCCTTGTTTTCCTTGATGGAATCCACCTCGAAGACCACGAAGCGCTTCGAGAGCAGGTCGATGTTGGCCCGGGAGTTCAAAAGGAAGTCGTAGCGTCCGCCCTTGTAATATTGCCGCAGGGTGATGAGCATGTTGTCGATGTTGAAATCCTCGCGGCTGACCCGGATCTCCCGCTCCTCCAGCTCGCGGCGGTAGTCGTCCCGCAGGTACTCGTAGAAACTGTCAAAACACGGCACGATATTCCGGTCGGCGCGGATACGCTCGATATAGGCGTTCACGGCACTGCCCAGCTCGCCGCTCTCGGTCTTCGTGATCTTGTCGTCCTCGGTTTTCCAGAGTGTCAGCAGCAGCGTCTTGATGCTGTCCTTCTTCTCCACGTCGAAATAGTAGTCGTCGGTGTAGAACGGGTTGAAACTGATGGGATGTTCCTCGGTATAGGTAAAATACACGCCGTCCTCACCTTTGGTCTTACGCCGGATCAGCTCGCAAAGACCCTGGTAGCTGTTACCGGTATCCACCAGCACGACATGCGTGCCCTGCTCCCAGTATTGGCGGACTAAATGATTCATAAAGAACGACTTGCCTGACCCAGAGCCGCCTAACACGAATTTATTCCTATTCGTAATGATCCCTTTTTTCATCGGTTCGTCCGAGATGTCCAGGTGCAGGGGCCTGCCGCTTACGCGGTCGCACAGCTTGATGCCGAAAGGGCTGGACGAGGATTTATAGTTGGTTTCCTCCGTGAAGAAACAGACTGCGGGCTCGATGAACGTGTAGAACGATTCCTCGGCGGGGAAATCCCCCGCGTTGCCCGGCATACCCGCCCAGTAGAGCGTGGCGGCGTCCACGGTGTTGTGGCGCGGGCGGCACTCCATCAGAGCGAGCTGGCTGCCCACATCATTGCGGATATGCCGGAGCTCCTGCACGTCGTCCGACCAGGCCAGCACGTTGAAATGGGCCCGGACGGATTGAAGACCGAACGAGTGCGCCTCGTTGAGATACTGGTCGATCCACTCCTTGTTTATCTGGTTTCCGCGGGAGTAGCGGGAAAGGGACTGCATGTTACGCGCACGTTTCTCGAACATACGCAGGTTTTCGTCGCTGTCTTCCAGGAACACGTACTGGTTGTAAAGGTGGTCGCAGGAAAGCAGAAGCCCCACGGGGGCCGCGAACGACAGCAGGCAGTCCGAACGGTCGGTGGAAAGACGCTCGTAACGGGTATCCGTACCCACGCGCCCCGGCAGGTCTTCCGTGTCCGAGAGCGTGTGCAGGCACACCCGTTTGTTGCCCACGCGCAGAACCTCGGCCCCCAGCTCGATGTCCTGAAGAGAAGTCGTCTCCGAGAGCGAGAGGGAAAAGTACCGTTCCAGCAGGCCCGGACAATCCGCCGTACCCGTGATCTCGTCCCCCGTGAGGCGGACAAAGGTCAGGAAACCCGAATCGTTCAGAATACGCTCGAACTGTTCCGCCGCCTCCAGGAATTTTGTCGCCGATTCCCGGTTTACCTCTTTGGGAATGATGTTGCCCCGGCAGAGGGTCGAGAAGTCTGAACGCATGTGCATACGCTCCCTCGTCGTTTTCGTCAGGTAGAGGAAGCAGGCGTGGGTCAGGAACGGACGCTCGTTGAAATGCCGCTCGTAACTGCGGGAGAGGAAACTCATGTCCCCCTCGCCCGTGGCCGGGCGGTAACGCTCGCGGATGAACCAGTCCTGCTTGTGTACCACGCTGTATTCGGGCAAGACCTTCAGGGCCTTGCACCAGGCGGCGTGGATCGCCTCGTACTCGGCGGACGTGACGGTGAACAGCTCCGGGAGTTCGACCCGATAGGCGACCGTTATGTCCGCGTCCTTGCTGATGATACAACCGCCTTCCACGGCCAGGAGCGGGAACTTGCTTTCCAGCGTGGTGGCTTTCAAGATGTTTCTCATACGCGGCCCCCCTTTCTTTTCAGCAACCGGCGCAGGGACTTGCGGTTGAGCAGGTAGCGGGGATGCCGGCGCGCGGCGAACAGCTTCATCAGCCCGTGTTCCCCGTAACGGGCGTTCAGGCGGAAGGTAAGCCAGACCAGCACCGAAGCCGCCGCAACGCCGAAAGCGATACATACCCACTGATCGACCCCTGCCATGTAGAGGATGACGAACACCACGAAGACGGCCAGCAGGCCGCCCGCGAAGATGAAGAGGTACTGCGCCTTCAGGCCCCGGAACTCCACGCTCTTGCCGATTCCCTTGTTGATTCCATATTCCATAATTATTTGCATGACAGGTTGGACTACAAGAAGAAAGAGCGTAGGATCGTCGCGGCGACAATCAGGAAAATACACGCGCCGAACCAGCTCGCGGCGGTCTTCGACGTGTCGGGGTCGCCGCTCGAAAACTTGTTATAGACCTTGATCCCGCCGATAAGGCCGACCACAGCCCCAATCGCGTAGATGAGCTTC
Encoded proteins:
- a CDS encoding TraL conjugative transposon family protein gives rise to the protein MAKKRIKAFGEWVEDHLRRACGALSPDKRIIVILTLLLFFSVLSLYFTVSSIYRFGKGAGERMQIRHIERLELELRQRQEADSVKHLKDFNYDDERKTE
- the traK gene encoding conjugative transposon protein TraK: MEFKSLKNIETSFRQIRLFGIVFLCLCALVSVFSVVASFRFAEKQREKIYVLDGGKSLMLALSQDLSQNRPVEAREHIRRFHELFFTLSPDRAAIESNINRALFLVDKSAFAYYQDMQEKGYYNRVVSGNISQRIEVDSVVCDFNAYPYRAMTYARQMIVRESNITERSLVTRCELINSGRSDNNPQGFIMEKFEILENRDLRTLKR
- the traJ gene encoding conjugative transposon protein TraJ, with the translated sequence MDFDNLHQVLRNLYQEMMPLCGDMIGVAKGIAGLGALFYVAYRVWKALASAEPIDVFPLLRPFAIGLCVMFFPTVVLGTINAVMSPVVQGTHAILEGQTLDLQAYQQQKDDLEAEARRREGKAWLVDDEVYEQRLADMGITDLGEIISMWAERTWYDIKAGFRQLVRDFFELLFNAAGLTIDTLRTFFLVVLSILGPLSFALSIYDGFHSTLASWISRYISVYLWLPIADLFSAVLAKIQTLMLQADVLALQDPNYIPDSGSGVYIIFLIIGIIGYFTIPTVAEWVIQSGGAGGAMGGINKAGAFATGVAGGIAGNMIGRTFGRRGGGGSSSGNGGGGPASGSAPNGRNLATQGNSNHS
- a CDS encoding DUF4141 domain-containing protein, producing MKRLILTLFVGLLCFTYQAKAQWTVIDPSNLVQNIKSAVQSSTTATNMVKSLQESIKIYNQSKAYYDALKSVHNIIKDARKVKLTLEMVSEITEIYTSGFNRMVSDPNFTVDELAAISAGYARLLEEGGALVAELKTVITGGNGLSLSDKERMDVVDQVYTKMLEYRNLTRYYTRKTISVSFIRSREKGDAHRVLALYGNPNDRYW
- a CDS encoding TraG family conjugative transposon ATPase: MRNILKATTLESKFPLLAVEGGCIISKDADITVAYRVELPELFTVTSAEYEAIHAAWCKALKVLPEYSVVHKQDWFIRERYRPATGEGDMSFLSRSYERHFNERPFLTHACFLYLTKTTRERMHMRSDFSTLCRGNIIPKEVNRESATKFLEAAEQFERILNDSGFLTFVRLTGDEITGTADCPGLLERYFSLSLSETTSLQDIELGAEVLRVGNKRVCLHTLSDTEDLPGRVGTDTRYERLSTDRSDCLLSFAAPVGLLLSCDHLYNQYVFLEDSDENLRMFEKRARNMQSLSRYSRGNQINKEWIDQYLNEAHSFGLQSVRAHFNVLAWSDDVQELRHIRNDVGSQLALMECRPRHNTVDAATLYWAGMPGNAGDFPAEESFYTFIEPAVCFFTEETNYKSSSSPFGIKLCDRVSGRPLHLDISDEPMKKGIITNRNKFVLGGSGSGKSFFMNHLVRQYWEQGTHVVLVDTGNSYQGLCELIRRKTKGEDGVYFTYTEEHPISFNPFYTDDYYFDVEKKDSIKTLLLTLWKTEDDKITKTESGELGSAVNAYIERIRADRNIVPCFDSFYEYLRDDYRRELEEREIRVSREDFNIDNMLITLRQYYKGGRYDFLLNSRANIDLLSKRFVVFEVDSIKENKELFPVVTIIIMEAFINKMRRLKGVRKQLIVEEAWKALSTANMAEYLRYMYKTVRKYYGEAIVVTQEVEDIISSPVVKEAIINNSDCKILLDQRKFMNRFDAIQSLLGLTDKEKAQILSINQSNNPSRKYKEVWIGLGGVQSAVYATEVSVPEYLAYTTEETEKVEVQRLAGELGGDIELAIRQLAEGKR
- a CDS encoding DUF4133 domain-containing protein, yielding MMEYGINKGIGKSVEFRGLKAQYLFIFAGGLLAVFVVFVILYMAGVDQWVCIAFGVAAASVLVWLTFRLNARYGEHGLMKLFAARRHPRYLLNRKSLRRLLKRKGGRV
- a CDS encoding DUF4134 domain-containing protein is translated as MRKNKILLPAAFLFAAISSAFAQGNGIAGITEATNMVTSYFDPGTKLIYAIGAVVGLIGGIKVYNKFSSGDPDTSKTAASWFGACIFLIVAATILRSFFL